Proteins co-encoded in one Micropterus dolomieu isolate WLL.071019.BEF.003 ecotype Adirondacks linkage group LG19, ASM2129224v1, whole genome shotgun sequence genomic window:
- the elovl6 gene encoding elongation of very long chain fatty acids protein 6 isoform X1, with protein MSVLALQEYEFERQFNEDEAIRWMQENWKKSFLFSALYAAFILGGRHVMKQREKFELRKPLVLWSLTLAVFSIFGAIRTGSYMTYILMTKGLKQSVCDQSFYNGPVSKFWAYAFVLSKAPELGDTLFIVLRKQKLIFLHWYHHITVLLYSWYSYKDMVAGGGWFMTMNYLVHAVMYSYYALRAAGFKVSRKFAMFITLTQITQMLMGCVVNYLVYSWMQQGQECPSHMQNIVWSSLMYLSYFVLFVQFFVEAYIGKSKSTASAVTKKKE; from the exons GAAGAAGTCCTTTCTCTTTTCTGCACTCTACGCTGCCTTTATCCTCGGCGGCCGCCATGTCATGAAACAGAGGGAGAAGTTTGAGCTGAGGAAACCGCTGGTGCTATGGTCACTCACGCTTGCTGTGTTCAG TATATTTGGTGCCATCCGTACTGGGAGTTACATGACGTACATCCTGATGACGAAAGGGCTTAAACAGTCAGTATGTGACCAGAGCTTTTACAATGGGCCTGTCAGCAAGTTCTGGGCATACGCCTTTGTACTTAGTAAAGCACCAGAACTGG GTGACACTCTCTTCATCGTCCTGAGGAAACAGAAGCTCATCTTCCTCCACTGGTACCACCACATCACCGTGCTGCTGTACTCCTGGTACTCCTACAAAGACATGGTGGCCGGTGGCGGATGGTTCATGACCATGAACTACTTGGTCCACGCCGTCATGTACTCTTACTATGCCTTGCGGGCGGCCGGCTTCAAGGTGTCACGCAAATTCGCCATGTTCATCACACTGACCCAGATCACCCAGATGCTGATGGGCTGTGTGGTCAACTACCTGGTGTACTCGTGGATGCAGCAGGGCCAAGAGTGTCCATCACACATGCAGAACATTGTGTGGTCATCCCTCATGTACCTCAGCTACTTTGTGCTCTTTGTCCAGTTCTTCGTCGAGGCCTACATTGGCAAGTCCAAATCAACTGCCTCGGCTGTCACAAAAAAGAAGGAGTAA
- the elovl6 gene encoding elongation of very long chain fatty acids protein 6 isoform X2, protein MKQREKFELRKPLVLWSLTLAVFSIFGAIRTGSYMTYILMTKGLKQSVCDQSFYNGPVSKFWAYAFVLSKAPELGDTLFIVLRKQKLIFLHWYHHITVLLYSWYSYKDMVAGGGWFMTMNYLVHAVMYSYYALRAAGFKVSRKFAMFITLTQITQMLMGCVVNYLVYSWMQQGQECPSHMQNIVWSSLMYLSYFVLFVQFFVEAYIGKSKSTASAVTKKKE, encoded by the exons ATGAAACAGAGGGAGAAGTTTGAGCTGAGGAAACCGCTGGTGCTATGGTCACTCACGCTTGCTGTGTTCAG TATATTTGGTGCCATCCGTACTGGGAGTTACATGACGTACATCCTGATGACGAAAGGGCTTAAACAGTCAGTATGTGACCAGAGCTTTTACAATGGGCCTGTCAGCAAGTTCTGGGCATACGCCTTTGTACTTAGTAAAGCACCAGAACTGG GTGACACTCTCTTCATCGTCCTGAGGAAACAGAAGCTCATCTTCCTCCACTGGTACCACCACATCACCGTGCTGCTGTACTCCTGGTACTCCTACAAAGACATGGTGGCCGGTGGCGGATGGTTCATGACCATGAACTACTTGGTCCACGCCGTCATGTACTCTTACTATGCCTTGCGGGCGGCCGGCTTCAAGGTGTCACGCAAATTCGCCATGTTCATCACACTGACCCAGATCACCCAGATGCTGATGGGCTGTGTGGTCAACTACCTGGTGTACTCGTGGATGCAGCAGGGCCAAGAGTGTCCATCACACATGCAGAACATTGTGTGGTCATCCCTCATGTACCTCAGCTACTTTGTGCTCTTTGTCCAGTTCTTCGTCGAGGCCTACATTGGCAAGTCCAAATCAACTGCCTCGGCTGTCACAAAAAAGAAGGAGTAA